Within Carassius carassius chromosome 8, fCarCar2.1, whole genome shotgun sequence, the genomic segment AATGAAAGCAATGTGTAATTTCAGACAGGAGTAGTTCTAATCCACAATAAAGGATGCTTTTACAAATTTAGTTGTTTtgtttgtaaagaaaaaagaaaagaaaaaaaacacaaaacaaaaacaaaacaaatttaacaTCAGTGAAAGACAACAAACAGCATATTACACAATgtgcatattttattcattttgttaatgctatcattttcaaaaataacactgataaaacactgataaaataaaaatgatacatgCCATGCATTCCCTGAAACAACTGTAAAGTGCATTATGTAACAAGGAACAACCATGGACATACAAAAAGGTAATTATcacatattttatacaaataGATGCAAATTGATACAAAagaatttgattaaattaatttaacacattGCACAATTTACTTCAAGACCAGGGTTGTTAAACACTGGTTTAAcgtccaaaacaaaatcaagaatgggggggggggggggggggggttctactaataataaaagcataaaaattaaagttaaaatgcactAAGCCTTTATTATTAACTTATCTGCATATTTAAAGCTGAACTAttgcagtttttctcaattgctttggcatATTTTTCGAAAGCCTTAATCTCTAAGTGCAATTGTCACAACGATTTGCTAAAACCACACAACTGCAACGTCTGCAAAAGGTAgtaactcacccaaaacatttaattcatgcttTAAAATCTAGTTATTGTTTCAGTAACTTGACCAATGCCACCAAAAATAAGAAGAGTTTTTATCATTGTTTGATCCATGGTGGACAAAATGTTTAGATGTCTATTCACCATGGAAATATTTGttatatacaattttaattttataatctaAAACACTTTCAGCCGGTGTCCATTATAACACACTCTTGCCTTTAGGCCAAATAATTGACTGACATCTGGACATAAGTCACTATTCTCTGTATTAGTGCTGTTTTGAACGTATTACTTGAATTTGTTTACTGGATCCTGGACTTTCCATGAGTTTACTGGTTAAAAATGATCCGACTGCAAAAACCTGCTTCTTttcatttgtgttgtttttgttataatGTAGAACGATAATTAACTGTTATGCCTTCGTAGCCCACACATTGACAACCCTGAGGTAAACCGACTACGGTTACATTCATTCACGTGGTTTGTCAAGATGAGAGGTGACTCCTTCTGGTAGTTTGATTTATATAATGTAGTGTCATTTCTAACTTTGGTAATTTCACTGGGAATCTACTTGTCAGTTTTCATCAAAAAACCCTGTGCATTTAGTAATTCTGTGAATTTTAGACAATAGCACTTACCCATTTGCACACCTGCCAAAATATGTGCAATCTGCTTAAATCAATAAGAAATTCAAATCTGATGTGAACAAGAAACTATTTGTTTAGACTTCTGAACTTACGgttttgaagaaaaaaactcTCATTTGAGGACTGAGCCacagcgactgagaaaaactgtaggTAGTTTGAGGTAACAATTAGTTTGAGGCTGTCATGTAATCCCAATTAAAAAGCTAATACAATACTGcaaaaagcaattaaaaattaatgagCTTAATGAACTGTGTTTGTACAGTATCTAGAGTAAGTGAGTAACATACTCACTCATCATGACATGATATGATCGTAGATGTCACATCCAGGATCCTGCTTGTCAGTGTGTATCTAGTTTAATACTCTCATATGAATCACTTCCAGTGAGGGGATCCGCTGATCTTGAGGTATAATGTTTTCATGATGTTCTGTGGTAGAACTATTGGGCTTCATCTGGCCTAGAGATGATACAATATATTATCAGAAAACTTTAGAATTAGCATcagatagatttaaaaaaaaaaaacactctaaacTAACCCAACCGTTGGGTTGTAACACCCAGCATTTTTAGTGTGTGTGCATATTAAACTCATAAGCCTTTATGGTACCAGACTTTACAGCATGGTCTCCatatttaaatgctgaataaatattaaattaaataattaatctcAGGTTAAAGACAATTGAGAATGAGGAAAATTAAATTTGAAACATGCTGTTATAGTGTTTGTCCTGTTTGGAGTTGATGGATGGTCATTTTTGTGTATGATATGAATAATATGGAATAATAttgtgggtgagtaaataatgggtcAATTCTGATTTTCTGATTCTGAATTAGTCCTTGAATTAATATGAACTCACCGTTGAACCTTCTGTTTTTGTAGAGTAAACACATGATGTATAGAACTGCAATCACAAGAGCACCTGCAGCTACTTCTGCCCAGTGATGACTTCTAGATCCCAGACTTCCatctgcaggaaaaaaaaaacaatgttctaAACATTCTATAAAGTCATGCAACAAGTAAATACAGTTTCTTGACTAATTCTGAGCTGCAGCTGGAGTAGAAAGCTACTGTAAAACAATTTTGAACACAATtttgctcggtgttcatcttcagttctctcttcacagcagttcagtcagtgtactgtttgagtaaatgaattactccgggatattggtttgtttgaactcagagggagtgtcagccacattaaaaaagttaacagcttaagtcatttgtggattaatgcgtattggagacgtgaaccgtttaaaacaattcagttcgatttggtgaactggttcaaaaagatccggttacatcgagtgattcgttcgtgaatcggatatcacaaactgctttgttttgaactctctctcttacaacagacacagaagagaagacaatgctgaataaagtcgtagtttttgctatttttggaccaaaatgtattttcgatgcttcaaaatattctaactgaccctctgatgtcacatggactactttaaagatgtttttcttacctttctggacatggacagtagaccgtacacacagtttcaatggagggactgagagctctcggactaaatctaaaatatcttaaactgtgttctgaagataatcggaggtcttacgggttcgaaacaacatgagggtgagttattaatgacataattttcatttttcggtgaactaaccctttaaagtctgACTGTTAATATGGTCATATTTACCCCATGATGTTGTAAATGTCTGACCGCTGTGAAGGACGTGACACTCATAACCCCGTTTCTCATCTCTGTGTATCTTCACACTGGTTCTCATCTGAAAGGTCTGGTTATCGTTGGGTCTGACTCCAGAAGAGCTGAAGGGTTGGACTGTGATGTTGTTTAGCGTGATCTTCATCTCTATGTGTTTGGGGTAGAAGCCAGTGGCCAGACAGGTCAGATTCAGCTCGCTTTGGTCATGAGGAGCTGCAGATCCAAACATGTGAAGAACTGGAGGAGCTGCAATAAGAAGCAGATGATAGAGGAACTGATTCTGAACAAAAAGACATAAATGATTGAGTTTGAAACACTGAAGTCATTAGAGAAACACATACTGTTAATCGAAGCATTATATGTGGAGATCCAGTCCATGCAGTCTTTGAGGTAGAACTGGAGATAATGATTGTGAAATCTGTCAGCGTCCCATTTCATTTTGGTTTCTTTtgcatttggatttttttcaatCCACTTCATTGTGTcataattaaagaaaataaaatcctCTCCATCATATCCGTACTCGTCAAGTGCGTTCACATTCATCACTGCTCCATCTGGATGTTTCTCCACCTCACAGCCGACTCTCCTCTGTAGTGTATGGAGGCCTAAACATgtcaattcataaataaataaataacaacaactaaTTATTACAAGTTTAAAAATATGTTGTAACTGAATAAATACAATGGCCCATAAACCTCATACACGGTTTACCTCAtacacttaaaaatatatcaatgtCATTCCAGTAAAACCCAATGAATTCACCTTCACATCTGGAGCTTGTGCAGTTTGCCAGAGAGTTAACCAGATTTATGAACCAGTCTCTAGATTCATGAGGTTCTCTGGTATATCTCCAGATTTCTGCAAACAAACGATATCTTTTCCAGGTTCCTTCTTTAATACTGTAGTGAGAGATCCATCGGtcgtcatacacacacactgcactgaaCACAGGACCAGAGACTCCATCAGGTTTGCTGAGGACGGAGTAAACAAACAGGAGATGGTGTCTCTCTGAGGaaagataaagataaatgcaAGAGAATAAAAGTGTTAAGGTCATGTCAACATTACATATAGTCAAACTGCCTGAGAGTCCTCCAGTTAATATCTTTATTTCTCTCTTGAATAATTCAGATGCATCTCTAAGACAGGTCAGTTCACTCAAGCTTATTAAcactaatattatttacataccacagatttattttataatatgtagTACTATAGTAACTGTAACCATGGTATTGTTGCAGAAATGTGAGTCATTCACATCAAATTTTATTATGTTATCAACATACACTAGGCTTGAATTAAACATTAAGGCAGTAATGGGTTTGAACTGCAATGTTTTTAACCTCTTCACTGTCACCCACCCTTTTTAAACATAGAGAAGTGAAAGTACACAATTCAAagttaaattgttataattcataAACGCTTTTGAATACAGAATAAAACGCTCCAAcactcatattacaaaataagagcaaGAATATTAGCTTGCTGCATcatttaaaaatctattaaaatgaaAGTTCTGGATTGCACAAGACTAGttccacctcagattgagagtatacCTTCCCACAGTGTCAGAAGCTTTCAACATCAGACGGTCCTGAAACAATTACAAAATTTAGAGCCCCTTCAACTTTCATATACGTGTTGTTTTGTTTCTACTTTCAgaaagctataaaaataaaagttgtgaaagttgtgacatttgccaagtatggtagcacatactcggaattggtgctctgcatttatcccatccaagtgcacacacacagcagtgagaagtgaacacaccgtgagcacacacccagagcagtgggcagctatatatccagcgcctggggagcagtgtcttgctcaagggcacttcagtcatgggtattgaggctgaaagagagcgctgttcattcactccctcccacctacagtacaactcctgccagcacagagacttGAACCAGTGACCTTCTGGTAAGTAGTTCAACTCTCTAACTATTAGACCACAGTTGCCCCAAGTTATAGATTGTTCCACATCATATTGAGAATACAACTTCCCACAGCGTCAGCTGCATTGTTTCAGGaatgtctgatgtggaattacaaaataagagcccctcAACTTTCATATAAAGGTGAATCTCAATAATTTAGAATGTTGTGggaaagttcatttcagtaattcaactcaaattgtgaaactcgtgtattaaataaattcattgcacacagactgaaatagttgaagtctttggttcttctAATCTTGAtgatttatgctgcggtgcccggggagcagttggtgattcggtgctttgctcaaggaaacctcagtcatggtattgagggtggagagagcactgtacgtGCACTCCCCCAACCTACAAttactgccggcccgagacttgaactcacaacccttggattgtgagtccgactctataaccattaggccacgacttccacgattttgcttgacaatcctcataaggctgtggttttcTTGGTCAGTTGTGcattttttcttccacactttttccttccactcaactgtctgttaacatgcttggatacagcactctgtgaacagccagcttctttggcaatgaatgtttgtggcttaccctccttgtggagggtgacaatgattgtcttctgtaaaactgtcagatcagcattcttccccatgattgtgtagactAGTGAACCTAACTGAATGacaattttgaaggctcaggaaacctttgcaggtgttttgagttgtttagctgattggcatgtcactttattctaattggttgagatTTGGAGGGTTTTTGTGAAATGTAAGCCAAAATAGTCAcattaaaagaatcaaagacttaaactacttcagtctgtgtgcattgaatttatttaatacacgagtttaacaatttgagttaaattactaaaataaacttttccacatcattctaatatattgagatgcacctgtacataaaAGTTAGGGGTCtcatattttgtaattccacGTCGGAAAGTCCTGAAACGACACAGCTGACACTGTaacaaggtgtactctcaatctgaagtGGAATGGGTTAGTGCAATCTATAATGAAATCTataacttatttttatatatatttttgtataaatgcagcagcatatttttgagatttggaaaGCTCTTACTTTGTAATTCAACATCAGAATTACAGAACATAATACGCAGTTTATGCGCGATCCTCGAAATAACATGGCGGGTAGATTGACCGCATCTTTCCTGCaccatttattttgttgttaaagTGACTTAACATTAAATTGACAGTGCATTGTTCGATCATACTGATGCTGATacgaaatgtattaaatataaatacacacaattaaAGTATGTCTTTCAGATCACAATAAATGCACATAATTAAAGTATGTCTTTCAGAGTCAACACGTGGCTTTTTAGCTATTAGTAAAGAAAGGAAAAGTAGCCtacacttttagataaacatgaCTGCACTCATGGAGTtagaaaaacaaagttcttttTAACCAGCAGGATTACTTGTATTAGTCCAACCGCcggaaaaaatacattaatacatattGAATACCTTACCGGAATAAACGCAGCGTAGCCTGATGTACACAAACAGTACAATGAGAGAGAACATTAAATCCATTTAAAGTTTAGAGGACTCAGCACCGAACAAGTGTAGCAAACACCATAGACATGTCTATGACAAACAGCAcatggtgaccaacttcctggttcaggtctcctgCTTGTAAGATGTTTCCTGTCAGATGTCAAACAGACATTtattagaatgcatgtaaaactgcttCTAAGACCTTTATCAGAGTACACAGCAGATGATTCCCAGATCTTGGCCTATAAGTACTTCTCTGCCGCCATAGtggtcatttaattatttttttttatttttaaataattttttactttactATATTATGaaacttttagttttatacaTGGGGGAAAAGCTATGAAGGATGAACAAATATCgtcacattaaaaatatctttcaaATTCGGTAATACTTAAAGCATTAAAGTGCTGGGAAAAGTTGTGTGAAGCATTTAAAATCACTCGAAAACATTAGAGCATTTCTGCCACAAGTTGCCCCTGTAGATTTGTTTATTGAACAATGTTTTTCCTGGTTTCCACATCAGGGGCGTTTGTTCTGATATCAGCTTTAACCGAATTCTTGTACATCGGTCATGATGAGAACACAAGGCTCTTCATTCAATTTTTGGATCAGAGaacttccattcattgcaaagatcactacttccattcattgcaaagacacttgagtgagctgtgttcaaccagctttctatgttccttgtacagaacaacctcctggacagcaaccaatctggcttcaaaagtggccactcaactgagactgccctgctcgcggttactgaagccctgcgactgacaagagcagcttcaaaatcctcagtactcctcTTACTGGAccagtctgctgcttttgacaccgttaatcaccaggttcttctgtccaccctcagaaagatgggcatctctggaaccgcactcctgtgggttaagtcctacctctctgacagatccttcagtgtgtcttggaggggtgatgtttctaagtcacaacaccttgctactggggttcctcaaggctcagtacttggaccacttctcttctcaatctacatgacatcattaggatctgtcattcagaagcatggattttcttatcactgctacgctgatgacatcCAACTCTACTTcttattccaaccagatgacccgacggtagctgctcgcatttcagcctgtctgagtgacatttctagctggatgaatgaccatcaccttcagcttaaccttacgaagacagaactcctggtgattccagctaacccattgcttcatcacaacttctctataacactgggttcgtcaaccattactcatTCAAGGACAGCCAGAAGCCCagaagttgtgatggatcatcagttaagcttctcagaccacattgctacaacgacccggtcctgcagatttgccttatacaacattaggaagattagacacttcctgtcagagcaagccacccaacttcttgtccaagctcttgttctctccagactggactattgtaatgctctcctggcgggcttACTgtatgtactatcaagcctctgcaactgatccagaatgcagcagagagggttgtcttcaatgagccaaaaaaagctcacgttactcctctcttcatcaggttacactggctaccagtagccgctcgcatcaaattcaaggtactgatgcttgcctacaagacgaccactggcacggcaccaacatacctaaactcactggttaaatcttatgtgccctccagaagtttgcgctctgcaagtgaacgacgccttgtggtgccatcccaaagaagttcaaaatcactctcacggaccttttcctggactgtgcccagctggtggaatgacctcccaatctcaattcgtacagctgagtctttactagggatgggtatagttaaggttttaacggtattactactctaaccgatactgcttaacggtccggtactttaacggtattcttatcggtactttgtgttgtgttactttgtgttgtgttaggcagtcaaaaactttgcatttctctgtctgcacataatgcacttttgaaagatgctttggccgattgcttgtgtttccgcccttacatgcaaaaatgttgttgcacttatgacaaccagcattgtctgcatcaactctagtgaagtataaccacactttggaacgttttactgtctccgccatcgtcactctttgtattaagctgGAGTTTTCGTAAtgtaaggggctgttcacatatcgcgtctaaaaacttgtggaaaatgctaggcacgccgctttcagatttttttccccaaagccttcgggcacttgcactcctgaggagtctgccattgctaagcaaccatgacctgctctctccatgaagacgcggacaTTTCAGCAatagataaatggatttgcagcactaaaaactgcttgcagtagctctgctactaaattaatttaaagatccacatacagctatcagctgttccttcatcttggctgagctttcaacgttgttacggaaaaggtgaggaagctacatgacctgcggttcgcttgcggcattctgaaaagttgagatgtttttaactcaatgcggtgcggatgcgcctggaaaaaacgagttCGTCGCACCGCATGCACGTCGCGAACAGGTCGCTTCCATTACcgtgcgcctacatttgaaataaagcacttgagcgtgcaaaagatgTGATATGTTAACGGCCCCTTATCCGTGTGTGTGCGCCacgctcgttcttgttgtgtgtgtgtgtgactgacagacagcctccgcggcgcgcatgagagatctcgcagatctcacagacaaacgtcttaataata encodes:
- the LOC132144602 gene encoding zinc-alpha-2-glycoprotein-like, translated to MDLMFSLIVLFVYIRLRCVYSERHHLLFVYSVLSKPDGVSGPVFSAVCVYDDRWISHYSIKEGTWKRYRLFAEIWRYTREPHESRDWFINLVNSLANCTSSRCEGLHTLQRRVGCEVEKHPDGAVMNVNALDEYGYDGEDFIFFNYDTMKWIEKNPNAKETKMKWDADRFHNHYLQFYLKDCMDWISTYNASINTPPVLHMFGSAAPHDQSELNLTCLATGFYPKHIEMKITLNNITVQPFSSSGVRPNDNQTFQMRTSVKIHRDEKRGYECHVLHSGQTFTTSWDGSLGSRSHHWAEVAAGALVIAVLYIMCLLYKNRRFNGQMKPNSSTTEHHENIIPQDQRIPSLEVIHMRVLN